In the genome of Tropicibacter oceani, one region contains:
- the argS gene encoding arginine--tRNA ligase codes for MNLFNDIRSLVISSIEALQAEGLLPDGLTLSPVTVEPPRDAAHGDMATNAAMVLSKPAGKKPRDIAEALAAKLADDPRIASAEVAGPGFLNLRLSPTVWQHLPGAILKAGNGYGRSDMGKGQKVNVEYVSANPTGPMHVGHARGAVVGDAIASLLDYAGYEVTREYYINDGGAQVDVLARSVYMRYQEAHDLSVDWPEGSYPGDYLIPVGEALKDKVGDIWLEAPEEEWLDEVREFATEAMMALIREDLAALGVHMDHFFSEKSLYGTGKIEAAIDSLRAKGLIYRGTLEPPKGKTPEDWEPREQTLFKSTAHGDDVDRPIMKSDGSWTYFAPDIAYHYDKVMRGFDLLIDIFGADHGGYVKRMKAAVSALSEGRVPLDIKLVQLVKLFKNGEPFKMSKRAGTFVTLRDLVDLVGPDVARFHMLTRKNDAPLDFDFDKVVEQSKENPVFYVQYAHARVCSVMRKAAEQGIDVSDETLAGVDLSTMAHEDELELARKLAEWPRLIEIAARGNEPHRVATYLSEVASDLHGLWNRGNDEPALRFLQDDPATSQSKIALARATAVVISSGLGILGVTPMEEMR; via the coding sequence ATGAACCTGTTCAACGATATCCGCAGCCTGGTGATTTCCTCGATCGAGGCACTGCAAGCCGAAGGGCTGTTGCCCGATGGGCTGACCCTGTCCCCCGTGACGGTCGAACCGCCGCGCGACGCCGCCCATGGCGACATGGCGACCAATGCCGCGATGGTTCTGTCCAAGCCGGCCGGGAAAAAGCCGCGCGACATCGCCGAAGCCCTGGCCGCAAAGCTGGCCGATGATCCGCGCATCGCCAGCGCCGAGGTGGCCGGCCCGGGGTTCCTGAACCTGCGGCTGTCGCCCACCGTCTGGCAGCACCTGCCCGGCGCGATCCTGAAGGCGGGCAACGGCTATGGCCGGTCCGACATGGGCAAGGGGCAAAAGGTCAACGTCGAATACGTCAGCGCCAACCCCACCGGCCCGATGCACGTGGGCCATGCCCGTGGCGCCGTGGTGGGCGATGCGATCGCCAGCCTGCTGGATTATGCCGGCTACGAGGTGACGCGCGAATATTACATCAACGACGGCGGCGCGCAGGTCGATGTTTTGGCCCGCTCGGTCTATATGCGTTACCAGGAGGCGCATGACCTCAGCGTCGACTGGCCCGAGGGCAGCTATCCCGGCGATTACCTGATCCCGGTCGGAGAGGCGCTCAAGGACAAGGTCGGCGACATCTGGCTTGAGGCCCCCGAAGAAGAGTGGCTGGACGAGGTGCGCGAATTCGCCACCGAGGCGATGATGGCGCTGATCCGCGAAGATCTGGCGGCGCTTGGCGTGCACATGGACCACTTCTTTTCGGAAAAATCGCTTTATGGCACCGGCAAGATCGAGGCGGCCATCGACTCGTTGCGCGCCAAGGGGTTGATCTATCGCGGCACGCTTGAGCCGCCCAAGGGCAAGACCCCCGAAGACTGGGAGCCGCGCGAACAGACGCTGTTCAAATCCACCGCGCATGGCGATGACGTCGACCGCCCGATCATGAAGTCGGACGGATCGTGGACCTATTTCGCCCCCGATATCGCCTATCACTATGACAAGGTGATGCGCGGTTTCGATCTGTTGATCGACATCTTTGGCGCCGACCATGGCGGTTATGTCAAACGGATGAAGGCGGCGGTTTCGGCGCTGTCCGAGGGCCGCGTGCCGCTGGACATCAAGCTGGTGCAGCTGGTCAAGCTGTTCAAGAACGGCGAACCGTTCAAGATGTCCAAGCGGGCAGGGACCTTTGTCACCTTGCGCGATCTGGTCGATCTGGTCGGCCCCGACGTGGCGCGGTTCCACATGCTGACCCGCAAGAACGACGCGCCGCTGGATTTCGATTTCGACAAGGTGGTCGAACAGTCCAAGGAAAACCCGGTGTTCTACGTCCAGTATGCCCATGCGCGGGTCTGTTCCGTCATGCGCAAGGCCGCCGAGCAAGGCATTGATGTGTCTGACGAAACCCTGGCCGGGGTCGATCTTTCGACCATGGCCCACGAGGACGAGCTGGAACTGGCGCGCAAGCTGGCCGAATGGCCGCGCCTGATCGAGATCGCGGCGCGCGGCAATGAACCGCACCGGGTCGCAACCTACCTGTCCGAGGTCGCATCCGACCTGCATGGCCTGTGGAACCGGGGCAATGACGAACCCGCCTTGCGGTTCTTGCAGGACGATCCTGCAACATCCCAGAGCAAGATCGCGCTGGCCCGTGCCACGGCGGTTGTCATTTCGTCCGGTCTGGGTATTCTTGGCGTGACCCCGATGGAGGAAATGCGCTGA
- a CDS encoding DUF6749 domain-containing protein produces MTAQLKHNTAEQFLSSTSANNAFCGDAVESCMSWSGPAGTSMETGDAVESLMSWSGPSDTRAETGDAVESFMSWSGPRGTRAETGDAVESFMSWSGPRGTRAETGDAVESFMSWSGPRDTRAETGDAVESFMSWSGPRDTRAETGDAVESFMSWSGPRDTRAETGDAVESFMSWSGPRDTRAETGDAVESFMSWSGPRATNTENGDAVEAFMSWSKPTTA; encoded by the coding sequence ATGACTGCCCAACTTAAGCACAACACTGCTGAACAATTCCTTTCCTCCACCAGCGCAAACAACGCCTTTTGTGGTGATGCGGTCGAAAGCTGCATGTCCTGGTCGGGCCCGGCGGGCACCTCGATGGAAACCGGTGACGCTGTTGAGAGCCTGATGTCCTGGTCCGGACCCAGCGATACCCGCGCCGAAACCGGCGATGCGGTCGAAAGCTTCATGTCCTGGTCCGGTCCCCGTGGCACCCGCGCCGAAACCGGCGATGCGGTCGAAAGCTTCATGTCCTGGTCCGGTCCCCGTGGCACCCGCGCCGAAACCGGCGATGCGGTCGAAAGCTTCATGTCCTGGTCCGGCCCGCGCGACACCCGCGCTGAAACCGGCGACGCCGTCGAAAGCTTCATGAGCTGGTCCGGCCCCCGCGACACCCGCGCTGAAACCGGCGATGCGGTTGAAAGCTTCATGAGCTGGTCCGGCCCGCGCGATACCCGCGCCGAAACCGGCGATGCGGTCGAAAGCTTCATGTCCTGGTCCGGCCCGCGCGATACCCGCGCTGAAACCGGCGATGCGGTCGAAAGCTTCATGAGCTGGTCCGGCCCGCGCGCGACCAACACCGAAAATGGCGATGCGGTCGAGGCCTTCATGTCCTGGTCCAAGCCGACCACAGCCTGA
- a CDS encoding SPOR domain-containing protein, with product MTDYTYHGAATSAPAPRNVASVTNWAGAVASLALIVGVGIWGYKVVARDVSGVPVVRATATPMRIAPENPGGTLADHQGLAVNQVAGSGIAAPPADRLVLAPRPAGLSEDDVAQGLLAAIPEPEAAPRAVALQPAPDLAVPDAGAPAQDAPEAELDPIQALANQLAAGAVPLGALAPAETLDDEAETDMALLDSSTTTTAETPLPGPGLARSLRPRVRPAGIQEASLTALAPETIAATVAQASARELDAAALPTGTRLVQIGAFDSPETARAEWQRLEGRFGDYLEGKDRVIQKASSGGRTFYRLRAHGFDDLSDARRFCAAFVAQNVDCIPVVTR from the coding sequence ATGACCGATTACACCTATCACGGTGCCGCGACTTCGGCGCCTGCGCCGCGCAATGTGGCCTCTGTGACCAATTGGGCCGGGGCGGTTGCGTCCTTGGCCTTGATCGTTGGCGTTGGCATATGGGGTTACAAGGTCGTCGCGCGCGACGTGTCCGGCGTGCCGGTGGTGCGGGCAACCGCCACCCCGATGCGCATCGCCCCCGAGAACCCCGGCGGAACGCTGGCCGATCACCAGGGCCTTGCGGTCAACCAGGTGGCGGGCAGCGGCATTGCCGCGCCGCCCGCCGATCGCCTTGTGCTGGCTCCGCGCCCTGCCGGGCTTAGCGAAGACGACGTGGCCCAGGGCCTGCTGGCGGCCATTCCCGAACCCGAGGCCGCCCCGCGCGCCGTGGCGCTGCAACCCGCGCCCGACCTGGCCGTGCCCGACGCAGGCGCGCCCGCGCAAGACGCCCCCGAGGCCGAGCTTGACCCGATTCAGGCCCTGGCCAATCAGCTGGCCGCCGGGGCCGTGCCGCTGGGTGCGCTGGCCCCAGCCGAAACCCTCGATGACGAGGCCGAAACCGACATGGCGCTGCTGGACAGCAGCACGACAACCACCGCCGAGACGCCATTGCCCGGGCCCGGACTGGCCCGGTCGCTGCGCCCGCGCGTGCGCCCCGCAGGCATTCAAGAGGCCTCCCTGACGGCACTGGCCCCCGAAACCATCGCGGCCACCGTCGCGCAGGCCTCGGCACGCGAGCTGGACGCGGCCGCTTTGCCGACAGGCACGCGGCTGGTGCAGATCGGCGCCTTTGACAGCCCCGAAACCGCGCGCGCCGAATGGCAGCGGCTCGAAGGGCGGTTTGGCGATTATCTTGAGGGCAAGGATCGCGTGATCCAAAAAGCCAGTTCGGGCGGGCGCACCTTTTACCGGCTGCGCGCCCATGGCTTTGACGATCTGTCCGACGCCCGCCGGTTCTGTGCGGCCTTTGTCGCGCAAAACGTCGATTGCATCCCGGTGGTCACCCGGTGA
- a CDS encoding HesB/IscA family protein, with translation MQLPPKVTDRAFERLAEIGAGDAGKALRVAVEGGGCSGFQYEIKLDDPEAEDIVLEGHGQRVVVDPVSLPFLSGAVIDFTEELIGARFVIDNPNATSSCGCGTSFSM, from the coding sequence ATGCAGCTGCCCCCGAAAGTGACGGATCGCGCCTTTGAACGGCTGGCCGAAATCGGTGCGGGCGATGCCGGCAAGGCGCTGCGCGTCGCGGTCGAAGGCGGCGGCTGTTCGGGGTTTCAGTACGAGATCAAACTGGACGACCCGGAGGCCGAGGATATCGTGCTGGAAGGTCACGGTCAGCGCGTCGTGGTGGACCCTGTATCGCTGCCCTTCCTGTCCGGCGCGGTGATCGATTTCACCGAAGAGCTGATCGGCGCACGCTTTGTGATCGACAATCCCAACGCCACCAGTTCGTGCGGTTGCGGAACGTCCTTTTCCATGTAA
- a CDS encoding DUF6902 family protein yields the protein MSNVIELAVPSRILPLEARVTALLANFAQHRRTGEDVFWLKENAEMLNILQSTGLPTDPQALAVHANFYAQAEKRLRFFPQYYRFLLSLALDLEDLGMPGDQAQKMVDFAASEGLAQAEMSDLQRAEARRLMGRRGVDPIRDPGLDDRLMAFMHRTATFALPNKKAAYELTHIVFYLTEYGSRRVDLGDEVVTSLHFAGLTAFLDQNADLLAEICICMHYLNEVPPPVWTAWLRQETQYFTVEEGPSVSLNDNYHDFLICNWHEAVIGGPVFRKSFGSERMRFEKAPTQAAALREISQAMLALDDARVGDWGIMRGRMANSLSEQARDMLEIAAGTSQHFEAYFEGFARAGGQ from the coding sequence ATGAGCAATGTCATCGAACTGGCCGTCCCGTCCCGGATTCTGCCCCTGGAGGCGCGGGTCACCGCGCTTCTGGCCAACTTTGCACAACACCGCCGCACAGGCGAGGACGTGTTCTGGTTGAAAGAAAACGCAGAGATGCTGAACATCCTGCAAAGCACCGGCCTGCCCACCGATCCCCAGGCGCTGGCCGTGCATGCCAATTTCTACGCCCAGGCCGAAAAGCGCCTGCGCTTTTTCCCGCAATACTACCGCTTCTTGTTGTCGCTGGCGCTGGATCTCGAAGATCTGGGAATGCCCGGCGACCAGGCGCAAAAGATGGTCGATTTCGCCGCCTCCGAAGGGCTGGCCCAGGCCGAGATGTCCGATCTGCAACGCGCCGAGGCGCGCCGTCTGATGGGCCGCCGCGGCGTTGATCCGATCCGCGATCCGGGGCTGGACGATCGCCTGATGGCCTTCATGCACCGCACCGCGACCTTTGCGCTGCCCAACAAGAAGGCGGCCTATGAGTTGACGCATATCGTCTTTTACCTGACCGAATACGGCAGCCGCCGGGTCGATCTGGGGGATGAGGTCGTCACCAGCCTGCATTTCGCCGGGCTGACCGCCTTTCTGGATCAGAACGCCGACCTTTTGGCCGAGATCTGCATCTGCATGCACTACCTGAACGAGGTGCCTCCGCCGGTCTGGACCGCCTGGCTGCGGCAGGAAACCCAGTACTTCACCGTCGAAGAGGGGCCGAGCGTCTCGCTCAACGACAACTACCACGATTTCCTGATCTGCAACTGGCACGAGGCCGTGATCGGCGGCCCGGTGTTCCGCAAGTCTTTCGGTAGTGAGCGGATGCGTTTCGAAAAGGCCCCGACACAGGCGGCGGCCTTGCGCGAAATCAGCCAGGCGATGCTGGCGCTGGACGATGCGCGGGTCGGCGACTGGGGGATCATGCGCGGCCGGATGGCCAATTCTCTGTCCGAACAGGCCCGCGACATGCTTGAGATCGCCGCCGGCACCAGCCAGCATTTCGAGGCCTATTTCGAAGGGTTCGCCCGGGCAGGTGGCCAATGA
- a CDS encoding segregation and condensation protein A: protein MTDSEDLFDQPQTVEARLAAEALVVDVDGFEGPLDLLLNMARVQKVDLRKISILALSRQYLNFVEKAKELRIELAADYLVMAAWLAFLKSRLLLPPDPTEDGPSGEELAAHLAFQLERLQAMRQAAAQLMARDQLGKDFFARGIPEKMERVRKVEYTATLVDLMQGYARTRTRDEFRPFVMDREDVFTMEEALDRLRGMIGFAGQWTDIQSYLPDGWTEDPVRWRSATAATFAASLQLVKEGHAEMRQSESFAPIQMRRRERPRD from the coding sequence ATGACTGACAGCGAAGACCTGTTTGACCAGCCCCAGACCGTCGAAGCGCGCCTTGCCGCCGAGGCGCTGGTCGTCGACGTCGACGGGTTCGAAGGGCCGCTGGACCTGTTGCTGAACATGGCGCGGGTGCAAAAGGTCGACCTGCGCAAGATCTCGATCCTCGCTTTGTCGCGCCAGTACCTGAACTTTGTCGAAAAGGCCAAGGAACTGCGGATCGAACTGGCCGCCGACTATCTGGTCATGGCCGCCTGGCTGGCCTTTCTGAAATCGCGCCTGCTGCTGCCGCCGGACCCGACCGAGGACGGCCCGTCAGGCGAAGAGCTGGCCGCCCACCTGGCGTTTCAGCTGGAACGCCTGCAGGCGATGCGACAGGCGGCGGCGCAGCTGATGGCGCGCGACCAGCTGGGCAAGGATTTCTTTGCCCGCGGCATTCCCGAAAAGATGGAGCGCGTGCGCAAGGTCGAATACACCGCGACGCTGGTGGACCTGATGCAGGGCTATGCCCGCACCCGCACCCGTGACGAATTCCGCCCCTTTGTGATGGATCGCGAAGACGTCTTTACCATGGAAGAGGCGCTGGACCGGCTGCGCGGCATGATCGGCTTTGCCGGACAATGGACGGATATCCAAAGTTATCTGCCCGATGGCTGGACCGAAGACCCGGTGCGCTGGCGCTCGGCCACGGCGGCGACCTTTGCGGCTTCGTTGCAACTGGTCAAGGAAGGGCACGCCGAAATGAGGCAATCGGAAAGCTTTGCCCCGATCCAGATGCGCAGACGGGAGAGGCCGCGTGACTGA
- a CDS encoding DMT family transporter gives MNPALVGAGLAVLFTGMIAAADGITKLVSGSYEAPQLYAMSAALVVLMSAGAARASKGESLRIKSVRPMALRSVLTVVAAVAFFQAFRLLPFADVFLFIGLIPLIAASLSGPMLGEAPRPLAWLALSLGAGGVLFLLPGGISGAQAGHAWALLAALSGATSMLLARVIAKVERAPLAQVFWPNLGLALTMAVALPFVWKPMGLMDGVWVVAYAFFLFGARYVSAEAMRLLPAYVAMPVMNVQFVWMVAIGIFAFGELPSLGTVLGVMLVIASGLWLVAEETLSKGAAQRA, from the coding sequence ATGAATCCGGCGCTTGTGGGGGCAGGGCTGGCGGTCCTGTTCACCGGCATGATCGCCGCCGCCGACGGCATCACCAAACTGGTGTCCGGCAGCTATGAGGCGCCGCAGCTGTATGCCATGTCGGCAGCGCTTGTGGTGCTGATGTCGGCGGGCGCGGCGCGGGCCAGCAAGGGCGAAAGCCTGCGGATCAAATCGGTTCGCCCCATGGCGCTGCGCAGCGTGCTGACCGTCGTGGCGGCCGTCGCCTTTTTCCAGGCCTTCCGCCTGCTGCCCTTTGCTGATGTCTTTTTGTTCATCGGTCTGATCCCGCTGATCGCCGCGTCCCTGTCTGGCCCGATGCTGGGCGAAGCGCCGCGCCCGCTGGCCTGGCTGGCGTTGTCGCTGGGGGCGGGCGGTGTTCTGTTCCTGCTGCCCGGCGGCATCAGCGGCGCGCAGGCCGGCCATGCCTGGGCCTTGCTGGCGGCGCTGTCCGGGGCGACCTCGATGCTGCTGGCGCGGGTCATTGCCAAGGTCGAGCGCGCCCCGCTGGCGCAGGTCTTCTGGCCCAACCTTGGCCTGGCGCTGACCATGGCCGTGGCGCTGCCCTTTGTCTGGAAACCGATGGGCCTGATGGACGGCGTCTGGGTCGTGGCCTACGCGTTCTTCCTGTTCGGGGCGCGCTATGTTTCGGCCGAGGCGATGCGCCTGCTGCCCGCCTATGTCGCCATGCCGGTGATGAATGTGCAATTCGTCTGGATGGTGGCCATCGGCATCTTCGCCTTTGGCGAGCTGCCCAGCCTTGGCACTGTGCTGGGGGTCATGTTGGTCATCGCCTCGGGGCTGTGGCTGGTGGCCGAGGAAACCCTGTCCAAAGGCGCCGCACAGCGCGCGTAA
- a CDS encoding deoxyguanosinetriphosphate triphosphohydrolase — MRAGFACDPAQSRGRLVAEEESAFRSCFQRDRDRIIHASSFRRLKHKTQVFVEHEGDFFRTRLTHSIEVAQVARTIANALGLNTDLTEAVALAHDLGHTPFGHTGEDALHALMAPYGGFDHNAQTLRIVTKLECHYAEFDGLNLTWDTLEGIAKHNGPVKEPIPYALAEYNALHDLELHTHASAEAQVAALSDDVAYNNHDLHDGLRAGLFTEEEICALPIVGPAYAEVDRLYPDTDAYRRRHEGLRRVFGAMVADVIDTSQARLVDAGCTSAQDIREFGRPVIAFSDGLWAELKQIRDFLFKNMYRAPSVMRQRALVTKVVEELFPIYMADLSLLPGRWHPEAQAATDDTTRARLVADYIAGMTDRYALQQHAQFTGTDILHDGS, encoded by the coding sequence ATGCGTGCAGGTTTTGCCTGCGACCCGGCGCAATCGCGCGGACGGCTGGTCGCAGAGGAAGAAAGCGCCTTTCGGTCGTGTTTTCAACGGGATCGGGACCGCATCATCCATGCGTCGTCGTTCCGGCGGCTGAAACACAAGACCCAGGTTTTCGTCGAACACGAGGGCGATTTCTTTCGCACCCGGCTGACCCATTCGATCGAGGTGGCGCAGGTGGCAAGAACCATCGCCAACGCCTTGGGATTGAACACGGATCTGACCGAGGCGGTCGCCCTGGCGCATGATCTGGGCCACACCCCCTTTGGCCATACCGGAGAGGACGCGCTGCACGCGCTGATGGCGCCCTATGGCGGCTTTGACCACAACGCCCAGACCCTGCGCATCGTGACCAAGCTGGAATGCCATTACGCCGAATTCGACGGGCTGAACCTGACCTGGGATACGCTGGAAGGCATCGCCAAGCACAATGGCCCGGTCAAGGAACCGATTCCCTATGCCCTGGCCGAATACAACGCCCTCCACGATCTGGAACTGCACACCCACGCCAGCGCCGAGGCGCAGGTTGCCGCGCTGTCGGACGATGTGGCCTACAACAACCACGATCTGCACGACGGGCTGCGCGCCGGCCTGTTCACCGAAGAAGAGATCTGCGCGCTGCCCATCGTCGGCCCCGCCTATGCCGAGGTCGACCGCCTGTACCCCGATACCGATGCCTATCGGCGCCGCCACGAAGGGCTGCGCCGGGTTTTTGGCGCCATGGTGGCCGATGTGATCGACACCTCGCAGGCGCGACTGGTGGATGCGGGCTGCACTTCGGCGCAGGACATCCGCGAATTTGGCCGCCCGGTCATCGCCTTTTCCGACGGGCTATGGGCCGAGCTCAAGCAGATCCGCGACTTTCTGTTCAAGAACATGTACCGCGCCCCCAGCGTCATGCGCCAGCGCGCGCTGGTCACCAAGGTCGTCGAGGAGCTTTTCCCGATCTACATGGCCGACCTGTCGCTGCTGCCCGGCCGCTGGCACCCCGAGGCACAGGCCGCCACCGACGATACCACCCGGGCCCGGCTGGTCGCCGATTACATCGCCGGGATGACCGATCGCTATGCGCTTCAGCAACATGCCCAGTTCACCGGCACCGATATCCTGCACGACGGCAGCTAG
- a CDS encoding glycoside hydrolase family 3 N-terminal domain-containing protein, translating to MKPFGAAILGCEGTHLSDEEKRFFSKVNPFGFILFSRNLESTGQIRALTGALRDAVGWNAPIFVDQEGGRVQRMRPPLARDWLPPLQDVTRFGAAAAQAMALRYRIISAELLALGIDGNCSPALDVARPDTHAVLRNRLLGDTVDQVVTLGRAVAQAHLDMGVLPVIKHMPGHGLGTLDSHLELPRVNAPRAELDSVDFAAFAAFADMPLGMTCHLVFEGIDPRPSTISPVMIDLIRRQIGFDGFLMTDDISMQALSGTVPERGVAALAAGCDAVLHCNGDLAEMQDLMQAIGPMSEAAQARAARALAARKPPAKVDIAQLDAEFEALSLEHATHD from the coding sequence GTGAAGCCCTTTGGCGCGGCCATTCTAGGGTGCGAAGGCACCCATCTGTCGGACGAGGAAAAGCGTTTCTTTTCAAAGGTCAATCCCTTTGGCTTCATCCTGTTTTCGCGCAACCTGGAAAGCACCGGACAGATCCGTGCGCTGACCGGTGCCTTGCGCGACGCGGTGGGTTGGAACGCGCCCATCTTTGTCGATCAGGAAGGCGGCCGGGTGCAGCGGATGCGCCCGCCTTTGGCCCGTGACTGGCTGCCGCCGCTGCAGGATGTGACACGCTTTGGCGCCGCCGCCGCTCAGGCCATGGCGCTGCGCTACCGGATCATCAGCGCCGAGCTGCTGGCGCTTGGCATTGACGGCAATTGTTCGCCGGCACTGGACGTGGCGCGCCCCGACACCCATGCGGTGCTGCGCAACCGGCTGTTGGGCGACACGGTCGACCAGGTGGTGACGCTGGGCCGTGCCGTGGCGCAGGCGCATCTGGACATGGGCGTTCTGCCGGTGATCAAGCATATGCCCGGCCACGGGCTGGGCACGCTGGACAGCCACCTTGAACTGCCCCGCGTCAACGCCCCGCGCGCCGAACTGGACAGTGTGGATTTCGCGGCTTTCGCAGCCTTTGCCGACATGCCGCTGGGCATGACCTGCCATCTGGTCTTTGAAGGGATCGACCCGCGTCCCTCGACCATCTCGCCGGTGATGATCGACTTGATCCGCCGGCAGATCGGCTTTGACGGGTTCTTGATGACCGATGACATTTCCATGCAGGCGCTGTCGGGCACGGTGCCCGAACGCGGCGTCGCGGCGCTGGCGGCGGGCTGTGATGCGGTGCTGCATTGCAACGGCGATCTGGCGGAAATGCAGGATTTGATGCAGGCCATCGGCCCGATGTCCGAGGCCGCGCAGGCCCGGGCCGCGCGGGCGCTTGCCGCGCGCAAACCCCCTGCAAAGGTTGACATCGCACAGCTGGACGCCGAGTTTGAGGCCCTGAGCCTTGAGCACGCAACCCATGACTGA
- a CDS encoding cation:proton antiporter, protein MAVAETAGGLDPVLAFSLVGALGVGSQWLAWKLRLPAIVLMLVAGLLIGPALGVLDPALQFGDMLSPMVAIAVAIILFEGGLTLNLETLRDAAVGVRRLVFVGAPLGWIASTAALHYVAGLSWEGAAVFGGIMIVTGPTVIAPLLRQARLSKRPAALLQWEAIVNDPVGALAAVLAFEVVIVLQTATGGAHAVQQLVIGIGFATILGLGAGWGIARSFRNAWVPEYMKVPVLFVVLIAIFALSNAVLHESGLLAVTIMGIWIANADLPSYTELRRFKEHATVLLVSGVFILLAAGMSLETLMTLDWRAAAFVLSVILIARPLPVLIALAFSNVPWKERLLVAFTGPRGVVLVAVAGLFGERLVQLGIEDADRIAPLAFALVAATVVLHGFTLTPLAHALGLTAGRKPGVMILGGSRWSVALAKALQKLELPVIIADPNHAHLRSAREAGIETFFGDILSEAAEHKLELATYEKLVCATDNDAYNTLVATDLAPEFGRENVLQLKRVKQSSTRHALPSTLGGRAIGADETFFEANARLAQGWEFRVTQLTEEFGMEQWREKNPEAIVTAELGPNGTLRLLGPKDSPKGSKGAQILALMPTRDTRKEVQNGADRAGGQAGA, encoded by the coding sequence ATGGCAGTAGCAGAAACCGCAGGCGGGCTGGACCCGGTCTTGGCCTTTTCGCTTGTCGGGGCATTGGGCGTGGGCAGTCAGTGGCTGGCCTGGAAACTGCGCCTGCCGGCCATCGTTCTGATGCTGGTGGCGGGCCTGCTGATCGGCCCTGCGCTGGGGGTTCTTGATCCGGCCCTGCAATTTGGCGACATGCTGTCGCCGATGGTGGCCATCGCGGTGGCCATCATCCTGTTCGAAGGCGGTCTGACGCTGAACCTTGAAACCCTGCGCGATGCGGCAGTGGGGGTGCGGCGGCTGGTCTTTGTCGGCGCGCCGCTGGGCTGGATCGCCTCGACGGCGGCGCTGCACTACGTGGCGGGCCTCAGCTGGGAGGGCGCGGCGGTCTTTGGCGGCATCATGATCGTCACCGGCCCAACGGTGATTGCCCCCTTGCTGCGCCAGGCGCGGCTGTCGAAACGCCCCGCGGCCCTGCTGCAATGGGAGGCGATCGTGAACGATCCGGTCGGCGCGCTGGCGGCTGTTCTGGCCTTCGAGGTCGTGATCGTGCTGCAAACCGCCACGGGCGGCGCCCATGCGGTGCAGCAGCTGGTGATCGGGATCGGCTTTGCCACCATTCTGGGGCTTGGCGCGGGCTGGGGCATCGCGCGGTCGTTCCGCAATGCGTGGGTGCCGGAATACATGAAGGTCCCCGTCCTGTTCGTTGTTCTTATTGCCATTTTTGCGCTTTCCAATGCGGTTTTGCACGAAAGCGGGCTGCTGGCCGTGACCATCATGGGGATCTGGATCGCCAACGCCGACCTGCCCAGCTATACCGAGCTGCGCCGCTTCAAGGAGCATGCCACGGTGCTGCTTGTGTCGGGGGTCTTCATCCTGCTGGCGGCGGGCATGAGCCTTGAGACGCTGATGACGCTGGACTGGCGCGCGGCGGCCTTTGTGCTGTCGGTGATCCTGATCGCGCGGCCGCTGCCGGTGCTGATCGCGCTGGCCTTTTCCAACGTGCCCTGGAAGGAACGGCTGCTGGTCGCCTTTACCGGGCCGCGCGGCGTGGTTCTGGTGGCCGTGGCGGGGCTGTTCGGAGAACGGCTGGTGCAGCTGGGGATCGAGGACGCGGACCGCATCGCGCCTCTGGCCTTTGCTTTGGTCGCGGCCACGGTGGTGCTGCACGGATTTACTTTGACGCCGCTGGCGCATGCGCTTGGCCTGACCGCCGGTCGCAAGCCGGGGGTGATGATCCTGGGCGGGTCGCGCTGGTCCGTGGCCCTGGCCAAGGCCCTGCAAAAGCTGGAGTTGCCGGTGATCATCGCCGATCCCAACCATGCCCATCTGCGCAGCGCGCGCGAGGCCGGGATCGAAACCTTTTTCGGCGATATCCTGTCCGAGGCGGCAGAACACAAGCTGGAGCTGGCCACCTATGAAAAGCTGGTCTGCGCCACTGACAACGACGCCTACAACACCCTTGTGGCGACCGACCTTGCGCCGGAATTCGGCCGCGAAAACGTGCTTCAGCTCAAGCGGGTCAAACAATCCAGCACGCGCCACGCCCTGCCGTCCACCCTGGGCGGACGTGCCATCGGCGCCGACGAGACGTTTTTCGAGGCCAATGCGCGGCTTGCTCAGGGCTGGGAGTTCCGCGTCACGCAGTTGACCGAGGAATTCGGTATGGAGCAATGGCGCGAAAAGAACCCCGAGGCGATCGTCACGGCGGAACTTGGCCCCAATGGCACCCTGCGCCTGCTGGGACCAAAGGACAGCCCCAAGGGCAGCAAGGGCGCGCAGATCCTTGCGCTGATGCCCACGCGCGATACTCGCAAAGAGGTGCAGAACGGCGCCGACAGGGCAGGCGGGCAGGCCGGGGCCTGA